In the genome of Pseudomonas protegens, one region contains:
- a CDS encoding SMI1/KNR4 family protein: MPLDWTAWEIEPGSAVDEQLIAQVQQRLGVEFPALYLELVQYAAAATPGIGTFPYGNGYTCISEFFEFGLSNQPWTLLWYASPGRVPGLAAGCLPIARDAGGLLICLDFNSPGVAVEIFDPESARRYPVAADFKAFVELWQP; this comes from the coding sequence ATGCCCCTGGATTGGACTGCCTGGGAAATCGAACCCGGATCGGCGGTGGACGAACAGCTGATCGCCCAGGTGCAGCAACGCCTCGGCGTCGAGTTTCCGGCGCTGTACCTGGAGCTGGTGCAATACGCCGCGGCCGCCACCCCGGGGATCGGCACCTTCCCCTATGGCAACGGCTACACCTGCATCAGCGAGTTCTTCGAGTTCGGCCTGAGCAACCAGCCCTGGACCCTGCTCTGGTACGCCAGCCCTGGCCGCGTGCCGGGGCTCGCCGCAGGCTGCCTGCCGATTGCCCGGGATGCCGGCGGCCTGCTGATCTGCCTGGACTTCAACAGCCCGGGCGTGGCGGTGGAAATCTTTGACCCCGAGAGCGCCAGGCGCTACCCGGTGGCGGCCGACTTCAAGGCCTTTGTCGAGCTGTGGCAGCCATGA
- a CDS encoding aryl-sulfate sulfotransferase, whose translation MLRLTTALPLLLSTALLASAVQAAPSVYPTGVTRYDPARAYNQYVIFSGADKQTHLIDMNGNEVKHWPQAGFPSAIIDPQLVNGERGRVLLQLKDKEPGPLGSAGNGLGNQSVGELDWNGNLVWQWGDQAPGGAAQQHHDQRRLSNGNTLVLANKVHQVAGFKVPQVIDDAIYEVSPEGQVKWQWLASEHLKEFGFTPAQLKLVYGTDNPDYLHINNLSVVGPNPWFDAGDKRFAPDNLLIDSRNANFIAILDKHSGKVVWRLGPNLLPINPKTAAKVPRPVDQFVGQHDAHIIPAGLPGAGHLLVFDNQGTAGYPSVPLGLIAGSRVLEIDPIKNQIVWQYSAASSRQPGWAFYSSFISSARRLPNGNTLIDEGMNGRFFQVTAGGEIVWEYVSPYLGKAPGSEAISNWVYRALPVSYDWVPQGTPRSETAVSVPESGLKQASASAGI comes from the coding sequence ATGTTGCGCCTCACCACCGCGTTGCCCCTGCTGCTGTCCACCGCCCTGCTGGCCTCGGCGGTGCAGGCCGCGCCCAGCGTCTACCCCACCGGCGTGACCCGCTACGACCCGGCCAGGGCCTATAACCAGTACGTGATCTTCAGCGGCGCCGATAAGCAGACGCACCTGATCGACATGAACGGCAACGAGGTGAAGCACTGGCCCCAGGCCGGTTTTCCCTCGGCCATCATCGACCCGCAACTGGTGAACGGCGAGCGTGGCCGGGTGCTGTTGCAGCTCAAGGACAAGGAGCCCGGGCCCTTGGGTTCGGCGGGCAACGGCCTGGGCAACCAGAGCGTCGGCGAGCTGGACTGGAACGGCAACCTCGTCTGGCAGTGGGGCGACCAGGCCCCGGGCGGCGCCGCCCAGCAGCATCATGACCAGCGCCGCCTGAGCAACGGCAACACCCTGGTGCTGGCCAACAAGGTGCACCAGGTGGCGGGGTTCAAGGTGCCCCAGGTGATCGACGATGCGATCTATGAAGTCAGCCCCGAGGGCCAGGTCAAATGGCAGTGGCTGGCCTCCGAACACCTCAAGGAGTTCGGCTTCACCCCGGCGCAACTGAAGCTGGTGTACGGCACCGACAACCCGGATTACCTGCACATCAACAACCTCAGCGTGGTCGGCCCCAACCCGTGGTTCGACGCCGGGGATAAACGCTTCGCCCCGGACAACCTGCTGATCGACTCGCGCAACGCCAACTTCATCGCCATCCTCGACAAGCACAGCGGCAAGGTGGTCTGGCGCCTGGGGCCGAACCTGTTGCCGATCAACCCCAAGACCGCCGCCAAGGTGCCACGCCCGGTGGACCAGTTCGTCGGCCAGCATGACGCCCACATCATTCCCGCCGGCTTGCCGGGGGCCGGGCACCTGCTGGTGTTCGACAACCAGGGCACGGCCGGTTACCCCTCGGTGCCGCTGGGGCTGATCGCCGGCTCCCGGGTGCTGGAGATCGACCCGATCAAGAACCAGATCGTCTGGCAGTACAGCGCCGCCAGTTCCCGGCAGCCGGGCTGGGCCTTCTACAGCTCGTTCATCAGCAGTGCGCGGCGTTTGCCCAACGGCAATACGCTGATCGACGAGGGCATGAACGGGCGCTTCTTCCAGGTCACCGCCGGCGGTGAAATCGTCTGGGAATACGTCAGCCCCTATCTGGGCAAGGCGCCGGGCAGCGAGGCCATCAGCAACTGGGTGTACCGCGCCTTGCCGGTGAGCTACGACTGGGTGCCCCAGGGCACGCCGCGCTCGGAAACCGCGGTGAGCGTGCCGGAGTCCGGGCTGAAACAGGCCAGTGCCAGCGCGGGGATCTGA
- a CDS encoding TonB-dependent receptor has product MSPLSLASPLSPRRLKRLPLALLLAGSASWTPTWAEDAPAPDTTPAKSSASKAKADGGQLQTVTVTARRREESSQNVPTPMSVVGGQALESQRVYRIQDLQQLVPSVNVAYMHARQSSVSIRGLGNNPASDGLEGSVGLYLDNVYLGRPGMAVFDLMDIEQLEVLRGPQGTLFGKNTTAGVINISTRAPSFTPERSIETSLGEDGYFQTKGTISGPLTDELAGRFSAYRTRSDGDIKNEFDGHDLNGGSRQGFRGQLLYKPNERFNLRWIGDYNEEDSSAGTRVLYSTGPTINGNNVYESRAAAAGATLVNGSQRKVNLDNDQHVTVFQGGTSLEANWTLPSDFTLTSVSAYRWWNFTPRNDDGLNVPASYNAGVSVEDKQWSQEFRLASPTGGFFDYVLGAYYFGSDLDNKSFAYYGPQADIWNGTPAGALSNVTSLGNGHIQTNSFALFAQGTWHLTERLDFTAGLRGTYEEKSAWVSRNAPLGGAAVAGAAANARRGRAGAYDSGDLNQYSTSPSGLLNLSYRFTDDLLGYATLSHGEKSGGVNLAVGSAPTAGADSLLIGTERANNAELGFKSTLWDRRLQLNANLFWTQVNGYQTNAYDNANRVQYLTNAGSVRSRGVEVESTLVPIRGLTLNLNGSYNDVRYLSYKDAPCPPEVSLRPGAPASCDLSGHQVVGASKWIGNANGEYKWNLDNGLEEYVTASYAFRSKAVGTVEDSDYGQIPSYAVVNLSTGLRGNYEQGQWDVSLWLKNAFDKTYYTTLWTAGNGGYEGLLGTPRTLGVTGRYDF; this is encoded by the coding sequence ATGAGCCCGTTGTCCCTCGCTTCACCCCTCTCGCCCCGGCGGCTCAAGCGCCTGCCCCTGGCGCTGTTGCTGGCCGGCAGCGCGAGCTGGACGCCGACCTGGGCCGAAGACGCTCCGGCGCCAGACACCACGCCGGCCAAGAGCAGCGCCAGCAAGGCCAAGGCCGATGGTGGCCAGTTGCAGACGGTGACCGTCACCGCCCGCCGCCGCGAGGAAAGCTCGCAGAACGTGCCCACGCCCATGAGCGTGGTGGGCGGGCAAGCCCTGGAGAGCCAGCGGGTCTATCGCATTCAGGATCTGCAGCAACTGGTGCCCAGCGTCAACGTCGCCTACATGCATGCGCGCCAGTCCAGCGTGTCGATCCGTGGCCTGGGCAACAACCCGGCCAGCGACGGCCTGGAAGGCAGCGTCGGGCTGTACCTCGACAACGTCTACCTGGGACGGCCGGGGATGGCGGTGTTCGACCTGATGGACATCGAACAGCTGGAAGTGCTGCGCGGTCCCCAGGGCACCCTGTTCGGCAAGAACACCACCGCCGGGGTGATCAACATCAGCACCCGGGCGCCGAGCTTCACCCCGGAGCGCAGCATCGAAACCTCCCTCGGCGAGGACGGCTACTTCCAGACCAAGGGCACCATTTCCGGGCCGCTGACAGATGAGCTGGCCGGGCGTTTTTCCGCCTACCGCACCCGCAGCGACGGCGATATCAAGAATGAATTCGACGGCCATGACCTCAATGGCGGTTCCCGCCAGGGCTTTCGCGGGCAGTTGCTGTACAAGCCCAACGAGCGCTTCAACCTGCGCTGGATCGGCGACTACAACGAAGAGGACTCCAGCGCCGGCACCCGGGTGCTGTACAGCACCGGGCCGACCATCAACGGCAACAACGTCTACGAGTCCCGCGCGGCGGCGGCCGGTGCGACCCTGGTCAACGGCTCGCAGCGCAAGGTCAACCTGGACAACGACCAGCACGTGACGGTGTTCCAGGGCGGCACTTCGCTTGAGGCCAACTGGACCCTGCCCAGCGACTTCACCCTGACCTCGGTCAGCGCCTACCGCTGGTGGAATTTCACCCCGCGCAACGACGACGGCCTCAACGTGCCGGCCAGCTACAACGCCGGGGTGTCGGTGGAGGACAAGCAGTGGTCCCAGGAATTCCGTCTGGCCTCGCCCACCGGCGGCTTCTTCGACTACGTGCTGGGCGCCTACTACTTCGGCTCCGACCTGGACAACAAATCCTTCGCCTATTACGGGCCCCAGGCGGACATCTGGAACGGCACCCCGGCCGGCGCCCTGAGCAACGTCACCAGCCTCGGCAACGGGCATATCCAGACCAACAGCTTCGCCCTGTTCGCCCAGGGCACCTGGCACCTGACCGAGCGCCTGGATTTCACCGCCGGGCTGCGCGGCACCTACGAGGAAAAAAGCGCCTGGGTCAGCCGCAACGCGCCGCTGGGTGGCGCGGCGGTGGCCGGTGCCGCCGCCAATGCCCGTCGCGGTCGTGCCGGGGCCTATGATTCCGGCGACCTCAACCAGTACAGCACCAGCCCTTCGGGCCTGCTCAACCTCAGCTATCGCTTCACCGATGACCTGCTGGGCTACGCCACCCTGTCCCACGGCGAGAAGTCCGGCGGGGTCAACCTGGCGGTGGGCTCGGCGCCGACCGCCGGGGCCGACTCGCTGCTGATCGGCACCGAGCGCGCCAACAACGCCGAGCTGGGGTTCAAGAGCACCCTGTGGGACCGTCGCCTGCAACTCAACGCCAACCTGTTCTGGACCCAGGTCAACGGCTACCAGACCAACGCCTACGACAATGCCAACCGCGTGCAGTACCTGACCAACGCCGGTTCGGTGCGCTCACGCGGGGTGGAAGTGGAAAGCACCCTGGTGCCGATTCGCGGCCTGACCCTGAACCTCAACGGTTCCTATAACGACGTGCGCTACCTGTCCTACAAGGACGCGCCGTGCCCGCCGGAAGTCAGCCTGCGCCCCGGTGCTCCAGCCTCCTGCGATCTCAGTGGCCACCAGGTGGTGGGCGCCTCGAAATGGATCGGCAACGCCAACGGCGAATACAAGTGGAACCTGGACAATGGCCTGGAAGAGTACGTCACCGCCAGCTACGCCTTCCGTTCCAAGGCGGTGGGCACCGTGGAGGATTCCGACTACGGGCAGATCCCCAGCTACGCCGTGGTCAACCTGTCCACTGGCCTGCGCGGCAACTACGAACAGGGCCAGTGGGACGTTTCGCTGTGGCTGAAGAACGCCTTCGACAAGACCTACTACACCACCCTCTGGACCGCCGGCAACGGCGGTTACGAAGGCTTGCTGGGCACCCCGCGAACCCTCGGCGTGACCGGTCGCTACGACTTCTGA
- a CDS encoding LysR family transcriptional regulator — translation MHIDLRQLRHFIALAEQRSFVAAAAAVNLSQSAFSRSIQALEHSVGCQLVDRGRKDLAPTKQGQLLLEHARRLVSGAQQMANEISQFNGLEAGELRFGCGPAPASGLIPRAIGSFIGRYPKARVQFQVDDWQSLSKRLLSEEFEFFVADTRHFEADPDYLTQRLRPRKWHFCCRAGHPLAQRDSVSASELMSYPLAVTIRPPNLRKVIVDLSGKPDFTPNVECENSYSLLGVVLRSDAIGIIGSYSDALHNAKGKLVCLKIDGLADDLEELYTRYGIVSRAGYRLSPLAAAMIEEIKAIDEQDEDVCSLDKLAV, via the coding sequence ATGCATATCGACCTGCGCCAGCTCCGCCACTTCATCGCCCTCGCCGAGCAGCGCAGCTTTGTCGCGGCCGCGGCGGCGGTGAACCTTTCGCAATCGGCCTTCAGCCGCAGCATCCAGGCCCTGGAACACAGCGTCGGCTGCCAGCTGGTGGATCGCGGGCGCAAGGACCTGGCGCCAACCAAGCAGGGCCAGTTGCTGCTGGAGCACGCGCGGCGGCTGGTCAGCGGCGCCCAGCAGATGGCCAACGAGATCAGCCAGTTCAATGGCCTGGAGGCGGGGGAGTTGCGTTTCGGCTGCGGCCCGGCGCCGGCCTCGGGGTTGATCCCGCGGGCCATCGGCAGCTTCATCGGGCGTTATCCCAAGGCCCGGGTGCAGTTCCAGGTGGATGACTGGCAAAGCCTGAGCAAGCGCCTGCTCAGCGAAGAGTTCGAATTCTTCGTCGCCGACACCCGGCACTTCGAGGCCGACCCGGATTACCTGACCCAGCGCCTGCGTCCGCGCAAATGGCATTTCTGCTGCCGCGCCGGGCACCCCCTGGCCCAGCGCGACAGCGTCAGCGCCAGCGAACTGATGAGCTACCCGCTGGCGGTGACCATCCGCCCGCCGAACCTGCGCAAGGTCATCGTCGACCTGAGCGGCAAACCGGACTTCACCCCCAATGTGGAATGCGAAAACAGCTACAGCCTGCTGGGGGTGGTGCTGCGCTCGGACGCCATCGGCATCATCGGTTCCTACAGCGACGCCTTGCACAACGCCAAGGGCAAACTGGTGTGCCTGAAGATCGACGGCCTGGCCGACGACCTGGAAGAGCTCTACACCCGCTACGGCATCGTCAGCCGCGCCGGCTACCGCCTGTCGCCCCTGGCGGCGGCGATGATCGAAGAGATCAAGGCCATAGACGAACAGGACGAGGACGTGTGCAGCCTGGACAAGCTCGCCGTCTGA
- a CDS encoding AAA family ATPase, whose translation MLKRLHIKNFTVFEEADLQFSKQLNVIVGENGAGKTHLLKLAYAGLATSSEESNRPNAASMEPTKSVLQLRMADKLVGVFRPESLGRLARRKRGRERCDVKFFFDKSEYDLAFSFATNSKTEVSVEHLPKCWLKATPTYLPTRELLSIYPNFLAVYENHYLEFEETWRDTCRLLGGLLRKGPTEDRIRELLSPLETAMQGSIELDKNGRFYLRNVSGRMEIPLVAEGLRKLGMLARLISTGALLHQGYLFWDEPEANLNPRLIKQVAKTIVDLSASGIQIFIATHSLFLLRELDILLTEKPQDAAFFGLHSSEGGITVQQGGSLEDIGDITALEESLQQSDRYLALE comes from the coding sequence ATGCTCAAACGACTCCACATCAAAAACTTCACAGTCTTTGAAGAGGCCGATCTGCAGTTCAGTAAACAGCTGAATGTGATCGTGGGGGAGAATGGCGCGGGAAAGACGCATCTGTTGAAGCTGGCATACGCCGGGCTCGCGACCAGTTCCGAGGAGAGCAACCGGCCGAATGCGGCATCCATGGAACCGACAAAATCTGTTTTGCAGTTGCGAATGGCCGACAAGCTGGTGGGGGTTTTCCGTCCTGAGTCACTCGGAAGACTGGCCCGGCGCAAGCGGGGCCGCGAGCGATGTGATGTGAAGTTTTTCTTCGATAAGAGTGAATACGACCTGGCTTTCAGTTTCGCCACTAACAGCAAGACCGAAGTCAGTGTCGAACATCTGCCCAAATGTTGGCTCAAGGCAACACCTACGTATTTACCGACGCGTGAGTTGTTGAGCATCTACCCAAACTTTCTTGCGGTTTATGAGAACCACTACCTGGAGTTTGAGGAAACCTGGCGTGACACCTGCAGGTTACTTGGCGGGTTATTGCGTAAGGGACCGACCGAAGATCGTATTCGCGAGTTGCTCAGCCCTCTGGAAACCGCGATGCAGGGCAGTATTGAGCTGGATAAGAATGGGCGTTTTTATCTACGTAATGTCAGCGGCAGAATGGAAATTCCACTGGTGGCGGAGGGTTTGCGAAAGTTGGGCATGCTGGCGCGTCTGATCAGTACGGGGGCCTTGCTGCATCAGGGGTATCTGTTCTGGGATGAACCGGAAGCGAACCTGAACCCTCGCTTGATCAAGCAAGTGGCCAAAACCATCGTTGATTTGAGCGCGAGTGGCATCCAGATATTCATCGCCACCCACAGCCTGTTTTTACTTCGTGAGCTGGACATTCTGTTAACTGAAAAGCCTCAGGATGCAGCGTTTTTTGGTCTTCACAGCAGTGAAGGCGGGATTACCGTGCAACAAGGTGGGAGTTTGGAAGATATCGGCGATATCACCGCTCTTGAAGAAAGCCTGCAACAGTCCGACCGTTATCTGGCATTGGAGTGA
- a CDS encoding alkaline phosphatase family protein — MSNTLQPVRNVLYIICDQLRRDYLSCYGHPHLHTPNIDRLAAAGVRFSRAYTQGTICGPSRMSAYTGRYVSSHQVAWNAVPLPLEEWTLGDYLRPHGIRTALVGKTHATPNLDALQRLAIDPESAQAEVLNEVGFEPYLRHDGIYPDDPIFDDKREAAPYTHYLRNLGYDGLNPWHDWANAGAGAQGQILSGWKMRHAHLPARVAEEHSETVYTTDRAIDFISEQGEQPWCLHLSYIKPHWPYIAPAPYHALYGPEQVIPAVRAAPGQLSDHPVYAAFRQHEESLNFSRDEVRLNVVPTYMGMIKQVDDQLGRLFDFLQSNGRWDDTLIVFTSDHGDFLGDHYLGEKEFLLEPAVGVPLIVRDPRAAADSRRGTVDERLVETIDALPTFLEALGLPGAEHRLEGRSLIPLLHGATVDWRRYAISEYDYAFQAPARERLGQPIDRCRMTMVRSERWKYLAYDGLRPQLFDLHHDPQELHDLGADPAYAAVREEHLGYLLQWLRGLKRRTTISHEEIDLRGQRFRYGEPESEKLVQIGVW; from the coding sequence ATGTCCAACACCCTCCAACCCGTGCGCAACGTGCTCTACATCATATGCGACCAACTGCGCCGGGATTACCTCTCGTGCTACGGCCACCCGCACCTGCACACCCCGAACATCGACCGCCTGGCCGCCGCCGGGGTGCGCTTCAGCCGCGCCTACACCCAGGGCACCATCTGCGGCCCGTCGCGCATGTCGGCCTACACCGGGCGCTATGTCAGCAGCCACCAAGTGGCCTGGAACGCCGTGCCCCTGCCCCTGGAAGAATGGACCCTGGGCGACTACCTGCGGCCCCACGGCATCCGCACCGCGCTGGTGGGCAAGACCCACGCCACGCCCAACCTCGACGCCCTGCAGCGTCTGGCCATCGACCCCGAGAGTGCCCAGGCCGAGGTGCTCAACGAAGTCGGCTTCGAGCCCTACTTGCGCCACGACGGCATCTACCCCGACGACCCGATCTTCGACGACAAGCGCGAGGCCGCGCCCTACACCCACTACCTGCGCAACCTCGGCTACGACGGCCTCAACCCCTGGCACGACTGGGCCAACGCCGGGGCCGGCGCGCAGGGGCAGATCCTCAGCGGCTGGAAGATGCGCCACGCGCACCTGCCGGCCCGGGTCGCCGAGGAACATTCGGAAACCGTCTACACCACCGACCGCGCCATCGACTTCATCAGCGAACAGGGCGAACAGCCCTGGTGCCTGCACCTGTCCTACATCAAGCCGCACTGGCCCTATATCGCGCCGGCTCCGTACCACGCCCTGTATGGCCCGGAGCAGGTGATCCCGGCGGTGCGCGCGGCACCCGGGCAGCTCAGCGATCACCCGGTCTACGCCGCCTTTCGCCAGCATGAAGAGAGCCTGAATTTTTCCCGGGATGAGGTGCGCCTGAACGTGGTGCCAACCTACATGGGGATGATCAAGCAGGTGGACGATCAACTGGGCCGGCTGTTCGATTTCCTCCAGAGCAACGGCCGCTGGGACGATACCTTGATCGTCTTCACCAGCGATCACGGCGACTTCCTTGGCGACCACTACCTGGGGGAAAAGGAGTTCCTGCTGGAGCCGGCGGTGGGCGTGCCGCTGATTGTCCGCGACCCGCGCGCGGCGGCGGACAGCCGCCGTGGCACGGTGGATGAACGCCTGGTGGAAACCATCGACGCCCTGCCGACCTTTCTTGAGGCCCTGGGCCTGCCGGGAGCCGAACATCGCCTGGAAGGCCGCTCGCTGATCCCGCTGCTGCACGGCGCGACAGTGGACTGGCGCCGCTACGCCATCAGCGAATACGACTACGCCTTCCAGGCTCCGGCCCGGGAGCGCCTGGGCCAGCCCATCGACCGCTGCCGCATGACCATGGTGCGCAGCGAACGCTGGAAATACCTGGCCTATGACGGCTTGCGCCCGCAGCTGTTCGACCTGCACCACGACCCGCAGGAGTTGCATGACCTGGGGGCGGACCCGGCCTATGCCGCGGTGCGTGAAGAACACCTGGGGTATCTGCTGCAATGGCTACGCGGCCTGAAACGCCGCACCACCATCAGCCATGAAGAGATCGACCTGCGCGGCCAGCGTTTTCGCTACGGCGAACCGGAGAGCGAAAAGCTGGTACAGATCGGCGTGTGGTAA
- a CDS encoding TauD/TfdA dioxygenase family protein, whose product MSNAALAVKPAVDALDIHPVAGRIGAEIRGVQLSGDLDAATVDAIQQALVQYKVIFFRGQTHLDDQSQEAFSHLLGEPVAHPTVPVRDGTRYLLELDGAEGQRANSWHTDVTFVDAYPKASILRSVVAPASGGDTVWANTATAYNELSAELRELADKLWAVHSNEYDYAGAKPDVSAEKLERYRKVFTSTVFETEHPIVRVHPESGEKSLVLGHFVKRIKGYSQADSAHLFNLLQSHVTRLENTVRWRWSAGDVAIWDNRSTQHYAVDDYGTQDRIVRRVTLKGDVPVGVHGQRSQTIKGL is encoded by the coding sequence ATGAGCAATGCCGCCTTAGCCGTTAAACCCGCTGTTGATGCCCTTGATATCCACCCGGTGGCCGGTCGCATCGGCGCCGAGATCCGTGGCGTGCAACTGTCCGGCGACCTCGACGCCGCCACCGTAGACGCCATCCAGCAAGCGCTGGTGCAGTACAAGGTGATCTTCTTCCGTGGCCAGACCCACCTCGACGACCAGAGCCAGGAAGCCTTCTCCCACCTGCTGGGCGAGCCGGTGGCCCACCCCACCGTGCCGGTGCGCGACGGCACCCGCTACCTGCTGGAACTGGACGGTGCCGAAGGCCAGCGCGCCAACTCCTGGCACACCGACGTGACCTTCGTCGACGCCTACCCGAAAGCCTCGATCCTGCGCTCGGTGGTGGCCCCGGCTTCCGGTGGCGACACGGTGTGGGCCAACACCGCCACGGCCTACAACGAACTGTCGGCGGAACTGCGCGAGCTGGCGGACAAACTCTGGGCGGTGCACAGCAACGAATACGACTACGCCGGGGCCAAGCCCGATGTCTCGGCGGAGAAGCTGGAGCGTTACCGCAAAGTCTTCACCTCCACGGTGTTCGAGACCGAGCACCCGATTGTTCGCGTGCACCCCGAAAGCGGCGAAAAGAGCTTGGTGCTGGGGCATTTCGTCAAGCGCATCAAGGGCTATTCCCAGGCCGATTCGGCGCACCTGTTCAACCTGCTGCAAAGCCACGTCACCCGCCTGGAAAACACCGTGCGCTGGCGCTGGAGCGCGGGTGACGTGGCGATCTGGGACAACCGCTCGACCCAGCACTACGCCGTGGACGACTACGGCACCCAGGACCGCATCGTGCGCCGCGTGACCCTCAAGGGCGATGTCCCGGTGGGCGTCCACGGCCAGCGCAGCCAGACCATCAAAGGCCTCTGA
- a CDS encoding LysR family transcriptional regulator: MDLRQLRYFIALNEHRSFVRAADAMGITQPAFSRSIQGLEQEFGCVLVDRGNKDLRPTPEGQVVLQHALSLVQGAALLSSEVTQMTKLDAGEVRFGCGPAPAVKLVPDAVAQFTSAHPKVRTCFAVDNWEKLSRSLNREEIEFFIADIRHFEADPNYQTQPLTPKRGVFFCRPGHPLLAKESLSTNDMFDYPLATTLIPPGIRKLLANLSGRIDFSPTIETEHFPALVKIVRQSNAIGVGTAEAFAEDIEQGSLVLLHWRNLPQNIDSLNARCGIVSRSGFRLSPAARKLIEVLVAVDQQSHSIAV, from the coding sequence ATGGATCTTCGCCAATTGCGTTACTTCATCGCCCTCAATGAACACCGCAGTTTTGTCCGCGCCGCCGACGCCATGGGCATCACCCAGCCGGCGTTCAGCCGCAGTATCCAGGGCCTGGAACAGGAGTTCGGCTGCGTGCTGGTGGACCGCGGCAACAAGGACCTGCGCCCCACCCCGGAAGGCCAGGTGGTGCTGCAACACGCCTTGAGCCTGGTGCAGGGCGCGGCCTTGCTCAGCAGTGAAGTGACCCAGATGACCAAGCTCGACGCCGGCGAGGTGCGCTTCGGTTGCGGCCCGGCCCCGGCGGTGAAACTGGTGCCCGATGCAGTGGCGCAATTCACCAGTGCCCACCCCAAGGTGCGCACCTGCTTTGCCGTGGATAACTGGGAAAAACTCAGCCGCAGCCTGAACCGCGAAGAGATCGAATTCTTTATCGCCGACATCCGCCACTTCGAGGCCGACCCGAACTACCAGACCCAGCCCCTGACGCCCAAGCGCGGGGTGTTCTTCTGCCGCCCCGGGCACCCGCTGCTGGCCAAGGAAAGCCTGTCCACCAACGACATGTTCGACTACCCCCTGGCCACCACCCTGATCCCCCCGGGGATTCGCAAGCTTTTGGCCAACCTCAGCGGACGCATCGACTTTTCACCCACCATCGAAACCGAGCACTTTCCGGCGCTGGTGAAGATCGTCCGCCAGTCCAATGCGATTGGCGTGGGCACCGCCGAGGCCTTTGCCGAAGACATCGAACAGGGTTCGCTGGTGCTGCTGCACTGGCGCAACCTGCCGCAGAACATCGACAGCCTGAATGCCCGCTGCGGCATCGTCAGCCGCAGCGGTTTCCGCCTGTCGCCGGCGGCGCGCAAGTTGATCGAAGTGCTGGTGGCGGTCGACCAGCAAAGCCACAGCATCGCCGTCTAA